The following coding sequences are from one Lolium rigidum isolate FL_2022 chromosome 6, APGP_CSIRO_Lrig_0.1, whole genome shotgun sequence window:
- the LOC124660757 gene encoding chloride channel protein CLC-a-like, whose translation MEEDQSSGLAGETQERKHDNGVNDNPEDPGSNGISSLEQPLLKRSNTLTASHLAMVGAKVSHIESLDYEIIENDLFKHDWRSRSNVEVLQYIFLKWALAFLVGLLTGVIASLINLAIENISGIKMLHMVQLVREKRYWAGFFYFSGFNFGLTFVAAVLCVVFAPTAAGPGIPEIKAYLNGVDTPNMFGAPQLIVKIFGSICAVSSGLDLGKEGPLVHIGACLANLLSQGGSGRFRVRWKWLRYFNNDRDRRDLITCGASSGVCAAFRSPVGGVLFALEEVATWWRSALLWRSFFSTATVVVVLRGFIEVCRNGRCGLFGEGGLIIFDVSDVTVNYTFGDLLLVTLVGVIGGLLGALYNYVLHMVLRLYNLINAKGRMAKLTLALAVCVFTSAGLYVLPFSVPCTPCDPAFGAACPSNGMSGNFKQFNCPAGHYNDLASLLHATNTDATRNIFSTGTSGEFRLDSLLIFFAIYCVLGLITFGIAVPSGLFLPIILMGAAYGRIVALVLENVARIDHGLYAVLGAAALMSGSMRMTVSLCVIFLELTNNLLLLPMTMFVLLIAKTVGDAFNPSIYEIILDLKGLPFLEPKPEPWMKDITVGELAAAKPRAISLQVVERVSTIVHVLRNTGHNGFPVVDRPRPGLSELHGLVLRSHLVAVLKKRWFLAEKRRTEEWEAREQFSSVELADKSAKLDDVDLTPDEMDMWVDLHPLTNTTPYTVVETMSVAKAVVLFRSVALRHMLIMPKYQGPEISPIVGILTRQDLRGHNILGAFPNLANKKKAH comes from the exons ATGGAGGAAGATCAGAGCTCCGGGCTCGCCGGAGAGACTCAGGAACGCAAACACGATAATGGCGTCAACGACAATCCGGAGGACCCAGGGAGCAATGGCATCAGCTCCCTGGAGCAGCCCCTGCTCAAGAGAAGCAATACCCTGACCGCCAGCCACCTTGCCATGGTCGGCGCCAAGGTCTCGCACATCGAGAGCCTCGACTACGA GATCATCGAGAACGATTTGTTCAAGCACGACTGGAGGAGCCGGTCCAACGTGGAGGTGCTGCAGTACATCTTCCTCAAGTGGGCGCTGGCGTTCCTCGTCGGCCTCCTCACCGGCGTCATCGCCTCGCTCATCAACCTCGCCATCGAGAACATCTCCGGCATCAAGATGCTGCACATGGTGCAGCTCGTCCGGGAGAAGAGGTACTGGGCcggcttcttctacttctccggcTTCAACTTCGGACTCACGTTCGTGGCCGCCGTGCTCTGCGTGGTCTTCGCTCCCACCGCCGCCGGCCCTGGCATCCCCGAGATCAAGGCCTACCTCAACGGCGTCGACACGCCCAACATGTTTGGTGCGCCGCAGCTGATTGTCAAGATCTTCGGAAGCATTTGTGCGGTGTCGTCGGGACTCGATCTCGGCAAGGAAGGCCCGCTCGTGCACATCGGCGCCTGCCTCGCCAACCTGCTCAGCCAGGGCGGCTCCGGCCGGTTCCGCGTCCGCTGGAAGTGGCTGCGTTACTTTAACAACGACCGTGACCGGCGCGACCTCATCACCTGCGGCGCCTCGTCGGGTGTGTGCGCGGCGTTCCGCTCCCCCGTGGGCGGCGTCCTGTTCGCGCTGGAGGAGGTCGCCACCTGGTGGCGGAGCGCGCTGCTGTGGCGCAGTTTCTTCAGCACGGCCaccgtggtggtggtgctgcgggGCTTCATCGAGGTATGCCGCAACGGGCGGTGCGGGCTGTTCGGCGAGGGCGGGCTCATCATCTTCGACGTCAGCGACGTCACCGTCAACTACACcttcggcgacctcctcctcgtcaCGCTCGTCGGCGTCATCGGCGGCCTCCTCGGCGCCCTCTACAACTACGTTCTCCACATGGTGCTCCGCCTCTACAACCTCATCAACGCCAAGGGCCGGATGGCGAAGCTCACACTGGCGCTGGCCGTGTGCGTCTTCACGTCGGCGGGGCTGTACGTGCTACCCTTTTCCGTGCCGTGCACGCCCTGCGACCCGGCGTTCGGCGCCGCGTGCCCGAGCAACGGGATGAGCGGCAACTTCAAGCAGTTCAACTGCCCCGCCGGCCACTACAACGACCTGGCCAGCCTCCTGCACGCCACCAACACCGACGCGACGCGCAACATCTTCTCCACGGGCACCTCCGGCGAGTTCCGCCTCGActccctcctcatcttcttcgccaTCTACTGCGTGCTGGGGCTCATTACCTTCGGCATCGCCGTGCCGTCGGGGCTCTTCCTCCCCATCATCCTCATGGGGGCCGCCTACGGCCGCATCGTTGCGCTCGTGCTCGAGAACGTCGCGCGCATTGACCACGGTCTCTACGCCGTGCTCGGCGCCGCGGCGCTCATGTCGGGATCCATGAGGATGACCGTCTCGCTCTGCGTCATCTTCCTCGAGCTCACCAACAATCTCCTCCTGCTCCCCATGACCATGTTCGTGCTGCTCATCGCCAAGACCGTCGGCGACGCCTTCAACCCCAGCATCTACGAGATCATCCTCGACCTCAAGGGGCTGCCCTTcctggagcccaagccggagccgtgGATGAAAGACATAACCGTCGGCGAGCTCGCCGCCGCCAAGCCGCGCGCCATCAGCCTGCAGGTGGTCGAGAGGGTGTCCACCATCGTCCACGTGCTGCGCAACACCGGCCACAACGGCTTCCCCGTGGTCGACCGCCCCAGGCCCGGCCTGTCGGAGCTGCACGGGCTCGTGCTACGCTCGCACCTCGTCGCCGTCCTCAAGAAGCGGTGGTTCCTGGCCGAGAAGAGGAGGACCGAGGAGTGGGAGGCCAGGGAGCAGTTCTCCTCCGTCGAGCTCGCCGACAAGAGCGCCAAGCTCGACGACGTGGACCTCACGCCCGACGAGATGGACATGTGGGTTGACCTCCACCCGCTCACCAACACCACGCCCTACACCGTCGTCGAGACCATGTCCGTCGCCAAGGCCGTCGTGCTCTTCCGCAGCGTCGCGCTCCGCCACATGCTCATCATGCCAAAGTACCAAGGCCCCGAG ATATCTCCAATCGTGGGGATCCTGACGAGGCAGGACCTGAGGGGGCACAACATCCTCGGCGCATTTCCTAACCTCGCAAACAAAAAGAAGGCACACTGA